Proteins from a single region of Abyssalbus ytuae:
- a CDS encoding carbohydrate binding domain-containing protein — translation MKNIFKYIFSIIAMASLMWVASCEDDDFTQVSVTGKSVEEAYPGDPVSLTGDNFNTVQFVFIGNEQAPFELNGDTISFLVPEDAEVGNNIITLVMADNYRVRFPFKVLLRPIAVIEYFDAFVPVGGELVIKGTSLNSEYNPQVTIGGVEATIVSNTPTEIIVTVPGVPDDEALEIEINTIHGTTVTTTAFIARENLLSNSQLSEGSGDDFTGWTKLNGNDGMTEVTGDEAYGGGRSLRVVGAGNPSQPWATQFAADGVPLVLGEEYTVLLWAKLESGSSDEDIMRVSVSQYDGNGADYFYGDAVQLDNTWKPYSWTFTVGKDLPTHRVVLDMGFSSSPFLIDHIALIPGAINLSGTIPELLSNYSFEDDMTGWQILSEANAAQFDISTTEAYCGSQSLTATGTGGNYWDVQIAIAEDAAPTLEVGTMYELGFWAKAAGPDGIIRASVSRWCSGCNDDFFYSPDVTVAEEWTYYSFVFEAENTTTGVHQVVLDFGLTTQTFFVDAVSLKKYEPDNLYENGGFEDDMTGWQILSEANAAQFDISTTEAYEGSQSLTATGTGGNYWDVQIAVAEDAAATLEVGKQYKLSFWAKAAGPDGIIRASVSRWCSGCNDDFFYTPDVTVAEEWTYYSFVFEAENTTTGVHQVVLDFGLTTQTFFVDNINVTEFDPCE, via the coding sequence ATGAAAAATATTTTTAAATACATATTTAGTATAATAGCAATGGCTTCCTTAATGTGGGTGGCCAGTTGTGAAGATGATGATTTTACACAGGTAAGCGTTACCGGAAAGAGTGTTGAAGAAGCTTATCCGGGGGATCCTGTATCTCTCACAGGGGATAATTTTAATACAGTCCAATTTGTTTTTATTGGTAATGAGCAGGCTCCTTTTGAACTAAACGGAGATACTATTAGTTTTTTAGTACCTGAAGATGCTGAAGTTGGAAATAATATTATCACTCTTGTAATGGCTGATAATTACCGGGTGCGTTTTCCTTTTAAGGTACTGTTAAGGCCAATAGCTGTTATAGAATATTTTGATGCATTTGTTCCAGTAGGCGGAGAATTGGTAATTAAAGGCACGAGTCTTAATTCTGAATACAATCCACAAGTCACTATTGGAGGTGTAGAGGCCACTATTGTAAGTAATACTCCAACAGAAATTATTGTTACTGTTCCAGGAGTTCCTGATGATGAAGCTTTAGAAATAGAAATTAATACTATTCATGGTACAACAGTAACAACTACAGCATTTATTGCCCGGGAAAATTTACTGTCCAATAGTCAGTTAAGTGAAGGTTCCGGCGATGATTTTACCGGATGGACAAAGTTAAATGGAAATGATGGAATGACGGAAGTTACAGGAGATGAAGCTTATGGAGGAGGAAGATCCCTGAGAGTAGTAGGGGCCGGAAATCCTAGTCAGCCATGGGCAACTCAATTTGCAGCAGACGGGGTTCCTTTGGTATTAGGTGAAGAATATACCGTTTTATTGTGGGCTAAACTTGAATCGGGCTCTTCTGATGAGGATATCATGAGAGTGTCTGTTTCACAATACGATGGTAATGGAGCCGATTATTTTTATGGAGATGCAGTGCAATTGGATAATACATGGAAACCTTATTCCTGGACTTTTACCGTAGGCAAAGATTTACCTACTCACAGAGTAGTGCTGGATATGGGCTTTAGCAGTTCACCTTTCTTAATTGATCATATTGCACTTATTCCGGGAGCTATTAATTTAAGTGGAACCATACCTGAATTGTTGTCAAACTACAGCTTTGAAGATGATATGACGGGATGGCAGATATTAAGCGAAGCAAATGCAGCTCAATTTGATATTTCAACAACTGAAGCTTATTGCGGAAGCCAGTCATTAACAGCCACAGGGACCGGCGGCAATTATTGGGATGTGCAAATTGCCATTGCAGAAGATGCTGCTCCTACTTTAGAAGTAGGAACTATGTATGAGTTGGGCTTTTGGGCAAAAGCAGCAGGGCCTGACGGTATTATTCGGGCTTCGGTTTCCAGATGGTGTAGTGGTTGCAATGATGATTTCTTTTATTCACCGGATGTAACTGTTGCAGAAGAGTGGACATATTATTCGTTTGTATTTGAAGCTGAAAACACTACCACAGGAGTACACCAGGTGGTTCTTGATTTTGGGTTAACTACTCAAACATTCTTTGTGGATGCGGTTAGCTTAAAAAAATATGAACCGGATAATCTTTATGAAAATGGAGGATTTGAAGATGATATGACGGGATGGCAAATATTAAGTGAAGCAAATGCAGCTCAATTTGATATTTCAACTACTGAAGCTTATGAAGGTAGTCAGTCCTTAACAGCTACAGGAACAGGCGGTAATTATTGGGATGTTCAAATAGCTGTTGCAGAAGATGCTGCTGCTACTCTGGAAGTTGGTAAACAATATAAATTAAGTTTCTGGGCAAAAGCAGCAGGGCCTGACGGTATTATTCGGGCTTCGGTTTCCAGATGGTGTAGTGGTTGTAATGACGATTTCTTTTATACACCGGATGTGACGGTTGCGGAAGAATGGACGTATTATTCGTTTGTTTTCGAAGCTGAAAATACAACCACAGGAGTACATCAGGTTGTCCTGGATTTTGGGTTAACTACTCAAACATTTTTTGTAGACAATATCAATGTAACTGAATTTGACCCTTGTGAATAA
- a CDS encoding RagB/SusD family nutrient uptake outer membrane protein gives MKKLKNIFVSLIALPLLFISCDDDVLDQELRHTLSAEDAANTVKGNQALLAGSLIYAREVYRDFELRVTMFKQCGTDIVRNGTNMADEPADGLLAMNTYSGDLSAGSERIQTFWDNYYQGITPANQIINSITSSGSIDELSDDIKNALGQAYTMRAFLYLELVRRFENIPIVEVADLDATGPVFTTQQNTREEVYDLILSDLKTAVPLLKKRSELDNSVLTISSGLANILLAEASLDVGDYQAAANAADAVISDESYVLQPLDNIFGLDGGKSGEENNQEIIFSIGFEPPSTENVQWTSQMFVPLYDRVNGVARTMEQGGRPWSRLSPSEYYWSLFDSDSDDDLLDENDGRLEAWHKLYWVFDQEVDENGNRVLPDGKQLGDRVTLEDVQAQWPDNETNWRYIEPTTIKTWEDDQYGRTTAIAEGWRNIMIFRYSHAYVIGAEAYFKLGNTSKATEYLNVLRERAYGDTSGNFSTITFEDIVEEHARELGHEGHRWQFLKRNNLLIERVRLYNSDASTNIQEKHLLWPLPQGFIDQTGSQQNPGY, from the coding sequence ATGAAAAAGCTTAAAAACATTTTTGTATCACTGATAGCACTTCCTTTACTTTTTATAAGTTGTGATGACGATGTGCTAGATCAAGAGTTAAGACATACATTGTCTGCTGAAGATGCTGCAAATACAGTAAAAGGTAACCAGGCGTTACTTGCAGGGTCTTTAATATATGCCCGAGAGGTTTATAGAGATTTTGAACTTCGTGTGACCATGTTCAAACAATGTGGAACAGATATTGTACGTAACGGAACTAATATGGCCGACGAACCGGCCGATGGTTTATTAGCGATGAACACATATTCAGGTGATTTATCAGCAGGTAGCGAACGTATACAAACGTTTTGGGATAATTATTACCAGGGAATTACCCCTGCCAATCAGATTATCAACTCCATTACTTCATCTGGTTCTATTGATGAACTGTCTGATGATATTAAAAATGCATTGGGCCAGGCTTACACCATGCGAGCATTTCTTTATCTTGAATTAGTAAGAAGATTTGAAAATATTCCTATTGTTGAGGTGGCTGATTTGGACGCAACAGGACCCGTCTTTACAACTCAACAGAATACCAGAGAGGAGGTTTATGACCTTATTTTATCAGACCTTAAGACAGCAGTTCCTTTGTTGAAAAAAAGATCGGAATTAGATAATAGTGTTCTAACTATCTCCAGTGGGCTGGCCAATATTTTATTGGCAGAAGCCAGTTTGGATGTGGGTGATTATCAAGCAGCAGCCAACGCAGCAGATGCGGTAATAAGTGATGAATCCTATGTTTTACAGCCCCTTGATAACATTTTTGGTCTGGATGGGGGTAAAAGCGGAGAAGAAAATAACCAGGAAATTATATTTTCAATAGGGTTTGAACCACCCTCTACCGAAAATGTTCAATGGACATCTCAAATGTTTGTTCCTTTGTATGACAGAGTAAATGGTGTTGCGAGAACTATGGAACAAGGCGGTAGGCCATGGTCAAGATTATCACCTTCTGAATATTACTGGAGTTTATTTGATTCTGATAGCGATGACGATTTATTGGATGAAAATGATGGCCGCCTTGAAGCATGGCATAAACTTTATTGGGTTTTTGATCAGGAAGTTGACGAGAATGGAAATCGTGTATTACCCGACGGAAAACAATTAGGTGATAGAGTAACATTGGAAGATGTTCAGGCCCAATGGCCCGACAATGAAACTAACTGGCGTTATATAGAACCTACCACAATCAAAACATGGGAAGATGACCAGTATGGCAGAACTACTGCAATTGCGGAAGGATGGAGAAATATTATGATTTTTAGATATTCACATGCATATGTTATAGGAGCAGAAGCCTATTTTAAGTTAGGCAATACATCTAAAGCAACCGAATATTTAAACGTCTTAAGAGAACGTGCTTACGGAGATACTTCTGGTAATTTTTCCACTATTACTTTTGAAGATATAGTAGAAGAGCATGCCCGTGAGTTAGGTCATGAAGGCCATAGATGGCAGTTTTTAAAACGAAACAATCTTTTAATTGAAAGAGTAAGGTTGTATAATAGTGATGCTTCAACAAATATTCAGGAAAAGCATTTGCTATGGCCTTTACCTCAAGGATTTATAGATCAAACAGGAAGTCAGCAAAATCCTGGCTACTAA